A window of Pirellulales bacterium contains these coding sequences:
- a CDS encoding thioredoxin family protein, with protein MSNDTINNLHNYKMHPSRRSGVSSNQSHWPQPLDFIPSSHTEYERTHMNESSSQPAATGSAEPLPDRRNRFHFWRCFWLTFLVVSLVYAWYSFYVPPNSIAWADNYTSALQQAADSGKPMILYFTGTWCVPCRVMKRRVWADEEVKGLVNTQFIPVAIDFDNPDDTEVLARYNVGGPPVTIITDSQGNALRWRAGGISKTEFLELLKDPNPTAAKDM; from the coding sequence GTGAGCAATGACACGATAAACAACCTGCATAACTACAAAATGCACCCGAGTCGCCGATCGGGCGTTTCCTCCAATCAAAGTCATTGGCCGCAACCGCTTGATTTCATACCTTCGTCACACACGGAATATGAGCGCACACATATGAATGAATCATCATCCCAACCAGCAGCGACCGGCAGCGCCGAGCCACTTCCGGACCGAAGGAATCGTTTTCATTTCTGGCGCTGCTTTTGGCTGACATTCCTCGTCGTCTCGCTGGTGTACGCTTGGTACAGCTTCTACGTACCTCCCAATAGCATCGCTTGGGCTGACAACTACACTTCTGCTCTGCAACAAGCAGCCGACTCTGGTAAACCGATGATCCTGTACTTTACCGGTACGTGGTGTGTTCCCTGCCGAGTGATGAAACGCAGAGTGTGGGCTGACGAAGAGGTCAAGGGACTGGTCAACACGCAATTCATCCCCGTGGCAATTGATTTCGATAACCCAGACGATACTGAGGTGCTAGCGCGTTACAATGTCGGCGGGCCCCCGGTCACGATTATTACCGATTCACAGGGTAATGCTTTGCGATGGCGAGCCGGGGGAATCAGTAAAACTGAATTCCTCGAATTGCTCAAAGACCCAAATCCCACCGCCGCAAAGGACATGTAA
- a CDS encoding DUF1549 domain-containing protein: MSHRTPSLTGWILLQSLCCLLLCGDSQAQAEDSATPPAAAVSNVPATPPAAVAAGNASQAISYYRQIRPIFQAHCQGCHQPAKAGGKYVMTEFSQLLAGGESGSAAIVAGQPDQSALLEQITPVEGKAAMPKDRPVLSASDIELIRIWIAQGAQDDSAAYVGPRYDAEHPPVYYRPAPITTLDFSPDGSLLAVAGLYEVLLIDTASHNVVARLVGKSERIESVRFSPDGQRLAVAGGIPAEAGELQIWNVPERKQLLSIPAGFNVIYGVCWSPDGQKVSYGCGTADDNSLRAVDANTGKEILFQGAHNDWIRDTAFSTDGSHLVSVSRDMSVKLTEVATQRFVDNVTSITPGALKGGNQAVARHPRQDHIVVAGADGTPKVYRLYRETARMIGDDANLVFELFPMLGRVFSTRFSPDGRRIVCGSGLDGRGEVAVMTYEYDGDVPANIKQIMGKVPGGRNDPERQALKEYKDQGAKLLWQQKIDEAPVYSVAWHVGNQIVAAGCGDGTVRLLDANTGSPIKQFVPVAAFINPNATAVKRPAVAKRPEEPVTPRPLPDNAQVARVVVHPASIQFADRLDYAQLLVTAELATGEQLDITRLVTPVLTGNVAVVSPGGLVQPVTNGAGELQLNWQGQSVSVPIQVSGMDQHHPREFVRDVAPVLSRMGCNAGTCHGSAQGRIGFKLSLRGYDPIFDVRALTDDLAGRRANPAAPERSLFLLKATAGVPHAGGQLTREDESYHEVLLDWIRDGAKFDPAAPRVTKLELLPQNPVISRLGDQQQMVVLATYSDGRVRDVTREAFLESANTEVGTVSRMGLVTAERRGEAALLARFEGAYAATTATVMGDREGFVWVEPPTWGKIDELVARKWQRMKILPSDLAGDAEFLRRVYLDLTGLPPTAAQVREFLADTRDTRVKRDEVVDRLVGSPAYVEYWTNKWADLLQVNRKFLGPEGAKSYRRWIYEQLEKNTPYDQFVRSILTASGSNREHPAASYYKILREPTAIMENTTHLFLGVRFNCNKCHDHPFERWTQDQYFQTAAYFAQVGLDADPASKDQRIGGSDVEGAKPLYEIILDRPQGDLKHDRTGQTAAPQFPYACQHPAPSSDTRREQLSAWMTSPDNQYFARSYVNRLWGYQFGAGIMEPIDDLRAGNPPSNPELLDYLTQEFIASGFDVRHMHKLISKSRTYQLSFAANQWNEDDKLNYSHATPRRLPAEVLFDTVYSALGTKSNFPGAEPGIRAAALPDSGIELPGGFLSTFGRPVRESACECERSSGLQLGPVIALISGPTIAEAVGAIDNDMASFVKAEPDNRKLVDELFVRLLNRPATESEIAASLGLLDQIPAEHEKLLAQLAAKEAEIAPIRAQQEAARAAEIAAAKQELSAHEAEIAPRVAQQEQERATLIATNEAALKQYNDSLPAQQAAWEQGQLTGPEWFTLLPAKVTPPGGYTSVVLADRSVLSKGAGKGVTTVELATDLTGITGLRLEALSDESLPHKGPGLAADGNFVVNELELFLVGPDGATSTKVPLHNAQADFSQNGFEVAKAIDGDQNEGNGWAVHPQIGRTHWAVFALKEPLAGAGTKKLTLKITHNYSTNFLLGRFRISATTAAGTLPLGLSEELSAALRTEPAQRGPLGEQLTAMFRALDPEFQKLQQALTASQQPLPVDPKLAELRKKVESLESRQIPLDGRLKQLREDAAMSTAQLANARLAWAQDIAWALINSPAFLFNH; the protein is encoded by the coding sequence ATGAGCCATCGCACGCCATCGCTGACAGGCTGGATTCTTTTGCAAAGCCTGTGCTGTCTGCTGCTCTGTGGCGACAGTCAGGCCCAGGCGGAAGATTCAGCCACGCCCCCGGCCGCGGCCGTTTCTAATGTCCCGGCCACTCCACCGGCCGCAGTAGCCGCTGGAAATGCTTCGCAGGCGATTAGTTATTATCGCCAGATTCGGCCGATTTTTCAGGCTCATTGCCAGGGTTGTCACCAGCCAGCCAAAGCCGGCGGCAAATATGTCATGACGGAGTTCTCCCAACTGCTGGCCGGGGGGGAGTCAGGCTCGGCGGCGATTGTGGCGGGCCAACCCGACCAAAGCGCGCTGCTCGAACAAATCACCCCCGTCGAGGGCAAAGCCGCGATGCCCAAGGATCGTCCGGTGCTGAGCGCGAGTGACATCGAGCTGATCCGCATCTGGATCGCCCAAGGGGCGCAGGATGACTCGGCGGCTTATGTCGGGCCGCGCTATGATGCCGAACATCCGCCGGTTTATTATCGCCCCGCGCCGATTACCACGCTCGATTTTTCGCCCGATGGCAGCCTCTTGGCCGTGGCTGGCCTGTACGAAGTGTTGTTGATTGACACGGCCAGTCACAACGTCGTGGCCCGCTTGGTGGGGAAGTCCGAAAGGATCGAATCGGTGCGATTTTCGCCTGATGGCCAGCGATTGGCGGTGGCGGGGGGAATTCCCGCCGAAGCGGGGGAACTGCAAATTTGGAACGTCCCCGAACGGAAGCAACTCTTGTCGATTCCGGCGGGTTTTAATGTCATTTATGGCGTCTGCTGGTCGCCGGATGGGCAAAAAGTCAGTTATGGCTGTGGCACGGCGGACGACAACTCGCTGCGCGCGGTTGACGCCAATACCGGCAAGGAAATTCTCTTTCAAGGGGCGCATAACGACTGGATTCGCGACACCGCGTTTTCGACGGACGGTTCGCACCTGGTCTCGGTCTCGCGCGACATGAGCGTCAAACTGACCGAGGTCGCCACGCAGCGCTTTGTGGATAATGTCACCTCCATTACCCCCGGCGCGCTCAAAGGGGGGAATCAGGCGGTCGCGCGGCATCCCCGACAGGATCATATTGTGGTGGCGGGGGCCGATGGCACGCCCAAGGTGTATCGTCTATACCGCGAGACGGCGCGCATGATTGGCGACGACGCGAATCTGGTTTTTGAATTGTTTCCCATGTTGGGGCGGGTTTTTTCGACCCGTTTCAGCCCCGATGGACGACGGATTGTCTGCGGCAGCGGCCTGGATGGCCGGGGCGAGGTGGCCGTCATGACGTATGAATACGATGGCGATGTCCCCGCCAATATCAAGCAGATCATGGGGAAGGTTCCGGGCGGTCGCAACGATCCTGAACGCCAGGCGCTAAAAGAATACAAAGACCAGGGGGCCAAGCTGCTCTGGCAGCAAAAGATCGACGAGGCGCCCGTTTACAGCGTTGCCTGGCATGTCGGAAATCAAATCGTGGCCGCTGGCTGCGGCGATGGCACGGTAAGATTGCTCGATGCCAACACCGGCTCGCCTATCAAACAATTCGTCCCCGTCGCCGCATTTATCAATCCCAACGCCACGGCGGTCAAACGTCCGGCGGTGGCAAAACGTCCTGAAGAACCTGTCACCCCACGCCCGCTACCCGACAATGCCCAGGTGGCCCGCGTGGTCGTGCATCCCGCCAGCATCCAGTTTGCGGACCGGTTGGACTATGCCCAGTTGCTGGTGACGGCGGAATTAGCCACTGGGGAGCAACTTGACATCACGCGGTTGGTCACGCCCGTATTGACCGGCAACGTGGCCGTCGTTTCGCCCGGTGGTCTGGTGCAGCCCGTGACGAATGGCGCGGGTGAACTCCAACTTAACTGGCAGGGTCAAAGTGTCAGCGTGCCGATCCAGGTTAGCGGCATGGACCAGCATCATCCGCGCGAGTTTGTGCGCGACGTAGCGCCTGTGTTGTCACGCATGGGCTGTAACGCCGGGACGTGTCACGGTTCTGCCCAGGGGCGGATCGGCTTTAAGCTTAGTCTGCGCGGGTACGATCCGATTTTTGATGTGCGGGCGTTAACAGACGATTTGGCGGGTCGACGGGCAAATCCCGCGGCGCCCGAGCGCAGCCTGTTCTTATTAAAGGCCACCGCGGGCGTGCCGCATGCCGGGGGACAACTGACGCGCGAGGATGAAAGCTACCACGAAGTGCTGCTCGATTGGATTCGGGATGGGGCAAAATTTGATCCCGCCGCACCGCGCGTGACGAAACTAGAACTCCTTCCACAAAATCCGGTGATCTCCCGCCTGGGCGATCAACAACAAATGGTGGTGCTGGCCACGTATTCCGACGGCCGCGTGCGCGATGTCACACGCGAGGCATTTTTGGAAAGCGCCAATACCGAGGTCGGGACCGTTTCGCGCATGGGCCTGGTAACCGCCGAACGCCGCGGCGAGGCCGCGCTGCTGGCCCGCTTTGAAGGAGCCTACGCCGCCACCACCGCTACCGTCATGGGGGACCGCGAGGGATTTGTCTGGGTGGAACCCCCAACCTGGGGCAAGATTGATGAATTGGTAGCGAGGAAGTGGCAACGAATGAAGATTCTACCCTCGGATTTGGCCGGTGACGCCGAGTTTTTGCGCCGCGTCTATCTCGACTTGACGGGACTTCCCCCCACGGCCGCGCAAGTGCGCGAGTTTTTGGCGGATACCCGCGACACGCGGGTTAAACGTGACGAAGTGGTCGACCGCCTGGTTGGCAGTCCGGCATATGTCGAGTATTGGACCAACAAATGGGCGGATCTGCTGCAAGTCAATCGCAAATTTTTAGGCCCCGAGGGAGCCAAATCATACCGCCGCTGGATTTATGAACAACTGGAAAAGAACACCCCGTATGACCAGTTTGTGCGCTCCATCCTGACCGCCAGCGGCTCAAATCGCGAACATCCCGCCGCATCCTATTATAAGATTTTGCGGGAACCGACAGCCATCATGGAAAACACCACGCACTTATTCTTAGGCGTGCGGTTTAATTGCAATAAGTGCCACGATCATCCGTTTGAACGCTGGACCCAGGACCAGTACTTTCAAACCGCGGCTTATTTCGCCCAGGTGGGGCTGGACGCCGATCCCGCCAGCAAAGACCAGCGCATTGGCGGCAGCGATGTCGAAGGGGCCAAGCCCCTCTACGAGATTATCCTCGACCGTCCACAAGGGGATCTTAAGCATGATCGGACCGGCCAGACCGCCGCGCCGCAATTTCCGTATGCTTGCCAGCATCCCGCCCCCTCGTCAGACACCCGCCGCGAGCAGCTCTCGGCCTGGATGACGTCCCCCGACAACCAGTATTTTGCCCGCAGTTATGTTAATCGGCTCTGGGGCTATCAATTTGGCGCGGGGATCATGGAACCGATCGACGACTTGCGCGCCGGCAATCCCCCCAGCAATCCCGAGTTGCTGGATTACCTGACCCAAGAATTCATCGCCAGCGGCTTTGACGTGCGGCACATGCACAAGCTGATTTCCAAGTCGCGGACTTATCAATTGTCGTTTGCCGCCAATCAATGGAACGAGGATGACAAGCTCAATTACTCGCACGCCACCCCCCGCCGTTTGCCCGCCGAAGTCCTGTTTGACACGGTTTATAGCGCCCTGGGGACCAAATCCAACTTTCCCGGCGCCGAGCCGGGGATTCGCGCCGCCGCGCTGCCGGATTCGGGGATAGAGCTGCCCGGTGGATTCTTGTCGACGTTTGGCCGGCCGGTGCGCGAAAGCGCCTGCGAGTGCGAGCGTTCCAGCGGGTTGCAGCTGGGGCCGGTGATCGCGCTGATCAGCGGGCCGACAATTGCGGAGGCCGTCGGTGCCATCGATAACGACATGGCCAGCTTTGTAAAGGCAGAGCCCGATAATCGCAAGCTTGTGGATGAGTTGTTTGTCCGGCTATTAAACCGTCCCGCCACCGAGTCCGAGATTGCCGCCAGTCTGGGACTCTTGGATCAAATTCCCGCCGAGCATGAAAAGCTGCTGGCCCAACTGGCCGCCAAGGAGGCGGAAATCGCCCCGATCCGCGCCCAACAAGAAGCGGCTCGTGCCGCCGAAATTGCCGCCGCCAAGCAGGAATTATCCGCCCACGAGGCGGAGATCGCCCCGCGCGTGGCCCAGCAAGAACAAGAGCGCGCCACGCTCATTGCCACCAACGAGGCCGCCCTCAAGCAGTATAATGATTCCTTACCCGCCCAACAGGCCGCCTGGGAACAAGGGCAACTGACCGGTCCCGAGTGGTTCACGCTGCTGCCAGCCAAGGTTACTCCCCCCGGTGGTTACACTTCGGTCGTGTTGGCGGACCGCTCTGTCCTGTCTAAGGGGGCCGGCAAGGGAGTGACCACCGTCGAACTGGCGACCGATTTAACGGGGATAACCGGCTTGCGGCTGGAAGCGCTCTCCGACGAAAGTTTGCCCCATAAAGGTCCTGGCCTGGCGGCGGATGGAAATTTTGTCGTTAATGAGCTCGAACTATTTCTGGTTGGCCCGGATGGCGCCACCTCCACCAAGGTGCCGCTGCACAACGCCCAGGCGGACTTTAGCCAGAATGGTTTTGAAGTCGCCAAAGCGATTGACGGCGACCAAAACGAAGGGAACGGCTGGGCCGTGCATCCGCAAATTGGCCGCACGCATTGGGCGGTGTTTGCGCTCAAAGAACCCTTGGCCGGCGCTGGCACCAAAAAACTCACGCTAAAAATCACACATAACTACAGCACCAATTTTCTCTTAGGCAGGTTCCGTATTTCGGCCACGACCGCGGCGGGCACGCTTCCCCTGGGCCTATCCGAGGAACTCTCCGCGGCCCTGCGCACGGAACCGGCCCAACGCGGTCCCCTGGGCGAACAACTTACGGCCATGTTTCGCGCCCTTGATCCAGAATTTCAAAAACTGCAACAGGCATTAACCGCCAGCCAGCAACCGCTGCCGGTCGATCCCAAATTGGCCGAATTGCGCAAAAAAGTCGAATCCCTAGAGAGCCGGCAAATCCCGCTGGACGGGCGGCTCAAGCAACTGCGCGAAGACGCGGCCATGAGCACCGCGCAACTGGCCAACGCCCGACTGGCCTGGGCACAGGATATCGCCTGGGCGTTGATCAACAGTCCGGCGTTTTTGTTCAATCATTAA
- a CDS encoding DUF1501 domain-containing protein, with the protein MLVIPGQPGKDVCDREVGLSRRALLRVGGSAMLGLSLGRAFELQALAATAATADGKAQPGWGKAKSIIMVYLQGGPSHLDLWDPKENVPDNVKSAFTSIPTKLTGVHFTEILPKLAELNDKFTTIRSMSYTPNGLFNHTAAIYQMMTGYTTDRVSPSGQLEPPSPKDFPNFGSQIIRLQPVKEPMLPFVMLPRPLQESNVIGKGGTAGFLGRAYDPYTLYPDGDDMDLNKMDKINIDDLKLRPDVYASRLERRAKLRDAINAGMPEIDKAVKDYKLNSYYSRALDLVISGNAREAFRLDAETDATRDSYGRNTFGQSCLLARRLVEAGTRVVEVVWPKVANSDNHSWDHHVDLTKRMKTQSGPMLDQGLSGLFADLDQRGMLEETLVVVVGEFGRSPQRGVSTSGNGNSADGRDHWPYCYTALVAGAGTKRGYVHGKSDKTASAPVEDRVHPGELLATIYHAFGIDPHTIVYNHLNQPRELVPAAAVTALFA; encoded by the coding sequence ATGCTGGTCATTCCCGGACAACCTGGCAAAGATGTGTGCGATCGCGAGGTGGGACTGAGCCGCCGCGCTCTGCTACGCGTGGGGGGCTCGGCCATGTTGGGACTAAGCCTGGGACGGGCGTTTGAGTTGCAGGCCTTGGCCGCGACCGCTGCAACCGCCGATGGCAAAGCCCAACCCGGTTGGGGCAAGGCCAAAAGCATTATCATGGTCTATCTGCAAGGGGGGCCGAGCCACCTCGATTTATGGGATCCCAAGGAAAACGTTCCCGATAACGTCAAGAGCGCGTTCACGTCGATCCCGACCAAGCTGACCGGCGTGCACTTTACCGAAATCCTGCCCAAGCTGGCCGAACTGAACGATAAGTTCACCACGATCCGCTCGATGAGTTACACTCCCAATGGGCTGTTCAACCACACGGCCGCCATCTATCAAATGATGACCGGCTATACAACCGACCGAGTCAGTCCGTCGGGCCAGTTGGAGCCTCCCAGCCCCAAGGACTTTCCGAACTTTGGTTCGCAGATCATCCGCCTGCAGCCGGTCAAGGAACCGATGCTGCCTTTTGTGATGCTCCCCCGTCCACTGCAGGAAAGCAACGTCATCGGCAAGGGGGGGACCGCCGGATTTCTGGGCCGCGCGTACGACCCGTACACGCTGTATCCGGACGGCGACGACATGGACCTGAACAAGATGGACAAAATCAACATTGACGACCTCAAGCTGCGGCCCGACGTATACGCCAGCCGCCTGGAACGCCGTGCCAAGCTACGCGACGCCATCAACGCCGGCATGCCGGAAATCGACAAGGCGGTCAAGGATTATAAGCTAAATTCCTACTACTCCCGGGCGCTCGATCTGGTCATTTCCGGCAATGCCCGCGAGGCGTTCCGCCTGGATGCCGAAACCGACGCCACGCGCGATTCCTACGGCCGCAACACCTTTGGCCAAAGCTGTCTATTGGCCCGGCGATTGGTCGAGGCTGGCACCCGCGTGGTCGAGGTCGTGTGGCCCAAGGTGGCCAATTCGGACAATCACTCGTGGGACCATCACGTCGATTTGACCAAGCGGATGAAGACGCAATCCGGGCCGATGCTGGACCAGGGTTTGTCGGGCCTCTTCGCCGATTTGGATCAGCGCGGCATGCTGGAGGAGACGCTAGTCGTGGTGGTGGGGGAATTTGGCCGCAGTCCGCAGCGCGGCGTCAGCACCTCGGGCAATGGCAACAGCGCCGACGGGCGCGACCATTGGCCCTATTGCTATACGGCGCTGGTGGCCGGGGCGGGGACCAAGCGGGGCTACGTCCATGGCAAAAGCGACAAGACCGCTTCGGCCCCGGTGGAGGATCGCGTGCATCCGGGCGAACTGCTGGCGACGATTTACCACGCCTTTGGGATCGACCCGCACACCATTGTCTATAATCACTTGAACCAACCGCGCGAACTGGTCCCTGCCGCGGCGGTAACGGCGCTGTTTGCGTAG
- a CDS encoding HNH endonuclease, with protein MQFHQYITVKNRYLRQNKGGNGNRIHLTGIKSAEFREKIINNFVNAMEKGQKILSDNFDLSYHFASAEQEWVDENRPYYNFWPVAISLAKTVRLDLAMKSIELPFATVLLRFPKGHEPYTVGTALVQIDEELKIMIVDCWLADTEKHFFFCGSYELEESAESFIEKSSKIKPRVDQWDEKSNATFELEAAKALMMRLVLFVSLLARGEDLVTPIVLSKDQAKYDQTEEEEVKRWLEDRASRRMGRGFDIGKKMQFEKDKSPHWRNPHFCLFWTGEGRLKPVIKMRSGAIIQSLSMAEVPTGYLGPETEADEMILPESTPRDGISKSRRYDLMKRDGFRCQICGATQASGVVLHIDHKQALAVGGSNLDDNLWTLCEACNLGKSDKPL; from the coding sequence ATGCAATTTCACCAGTACATAACTGTCAAGAATAGATACTTGCGCCAAAATAAGGGAGGCAATGGTAATCGAATTCACCTGACTGGCATTAAGTCGGCAGAGTTTCGTGAAAAAATAATAAACAACTTTGTTAACGCAATGGAAAAGGGTCAGAAAATACTTTCTGATAATTTTGATCTTTCCTATCATTTTGCGAGCGCCGAGCAGGAATGGGTTGACGAAAATCGACCGTACTACAATTTTTGGCCTGTTGCTATTTCGCTTGCGAAGACTGTTCGACTCGACCTTGCGATGAAGTCAATTGAACTACCCTTCGCCACGGTGTTACTTCGCTTTCCGAAAGGCCACGAACCATATACAGTAGGGACAGCACTTGTGCAAATTGACGAGGAGCTTAAAATTATGATTGTTGATTGCTGGCTTGCAGATACTGAAAAACACTTTTTTTTTTGCGGCTCCTATGAACTGGAAGAGTCGGCAGAAAGCTTTATCGAGAAATCCTCGAAAATAAAGCCAAGGGTTGATCAATGGGATGAGAAATCTAACGCAACTTTTGAACTTGAAGCTGCAAAAGCACTAATGATGAGGCTAGTTTTATTCGTATCGTTATTAGCGCGCGGTGAGGATCTTGTCACGCCGATTGTCCTGTCAAAGGATCAAGCAAAGTATGATCAAACTGAAGAAGAGGAAGTTAAAAGATGGCTTGAAGACCGTGCTTCACGACGCATGGGAAGGGGTTTTGACATTGGGAAAAAAATGCAATTCGAAAAGGACAAATCACCTCATTGGCGAAACCCGCATTTTTGCTTGTTTTGGACAGGAGAAGGAAGATTGAAACCAGTTATAAAAATGCGAAGCGGTGCAATCATCCAGAGCTTGAGTATGGCTGAAGTTCCTACTGGCTATCTGGGACCAGAAACGGAAGCAGACGAAATGATACTGCCAGAGTCAACACCAAGAGACGGAATTTCAAAATCCCGCAGATACGATTTGATGAAACGGGATGGATTCCGTTGCCAGATTTGCGGTGCAACTCAGGCATCTGGCGTAGTTCTTCATATTGACCACAAACAAGCACTTGCAGTGGGCGGTTCAAACTTAGATGATAACTTGTGGACCCTTTGCGAGGCGTGCAATTTAGGCAAGTCAGATAAGCCTCTATAA
- a CDS encoding polymorphic toxin-type HINT domain-containing protein — protein MFARSCFAAGPVIGWVVMMVSHGTVPGSHAAEVISNTSNTNQTIQAALAAAQAGEFSKRTKILNEALAKTPNDPLLRSQLGYLRMKQKWITVEDYLRTTKPPATLAEYQRLRDQTAATPAGQLALADFCAKHGLPDQERVHLTRVLELEPEHAAAHQRLGHVMVGQPGVDGQWFTPEELAAARADAKAVAAAYQRHHAQLETVYAKFQNGKLSHEQTVAELLTITDPAIVPTWELIFSTASPEGAGVVIAALAKTPWAESSQSLVRHALFANTPELESAAVNALKGRDWHTFIPALLAELKGPVLASMELTVARGGKLIYRQSYFADGQNKQQLAVFDHTFYCDGEENLALDEAGRQARAASAARDQVRQARNQSIDEHNRRVMQMLAMITESTGLDSPQDWWRWWNDVNEVYTTGEKSLYTSYKATKSAVVIAPPEITEYVTELEKDLKAKKEHQRKQAEAEKLKLEQEQWKRDMEKIREKRIKESGFVDVSGNTSVDSFGYPVLSRTAGSNFYYYGRSFYSDGVNYYVDGQLSTPAMLAVFGVSTSCSCLPAGTPITTSTGLVAIDRIKAGDLVLAQDTATGALGWRPVLKTTTRDPQPLFHILCGAETIRATGGHPFWVVGTGWVKARELQPGMVLHGLKVTEPIRSVELVEKPVKTFNLVVEDDHNYFVGQQQVLSHDITIREGVSAVVPGVGK, from the coding sequence ATGTTCGCGCGTTCTTGCTTTGCGGCTGGGCCGGTAATTGGCTGGGTGGTGATGATGGTGAGTCATGGTACCGTCCCCGGCAGTCATGCCGCCGAAGTAATATCCAACACTTCTAACACAAATCAAACAATTCAGGCTGCGTTGGCCGCCGCGCAAGCGGGTGAGTTTAGCAAGCGAACCAAAATCCTGAACGAAGCCCTGGCCAAAACCCCCAATGACCCACTTTTGCGCAGTCAACTAGGATATTTGCGCATGAAGCAAAAGTGGATCACGGTGGAAGATTACTTGCGCACGACCAAGCCTCCAGCGACGCTGGCGGAATATCAGCGACTGAGGGATCAGACCGCGGCCACGCCAGCGGGGCAGCTGGCGTTGGCCGATTTTTGTGCTAAACATGGGCTGCCGGACCAAGAACGGGTGCATTTAACGCGGGTCTTGGAACTAGAGCCTGAACATGCCGCCGCGCACCAGCGGCTGGGGCATGTCATGGTGGGCCAGCCTGGGGTGGATGGGCAATGGTTTACCCCCGAAGAATTGGCCGCCGCGCGAGCGGATGCGAAGGCTGTCGCCGCCGCGTATCAGCGGCATCACGCGCAGTTGGAAACAGTGTATGCCAAGTTCCAGAATGGCAAGCTGTCGCATGAGCAAACGGTGGCGGAACTGTTGACCATCACCGATCCGGCGATTGTGCCGACATGGGAACTGATCTTTTCGACCGCTTCGCCGGAGGGGGCGGGGGTGGTCATCGCGGCCCTGGCCAAAACGCCCTGGGCGGAGTCCAGCCAGTCGCTGGTGCGGCACGCGCTGTTTGCCAACACGCCGGAGCTAGAATCCGCGGCGGTGAACGCGCTCAAGGGACGGGACTGGCACACCTTTATCCCGGCGCTCTTGGCGGAGCTGAAGGGGCCGGTATTGGCAAGCATGGAACTGACCGTCGCCCGCGGCGGCAAGCTGATCTATCGCCAAAGCTATTTTGCCGACGGTCAGAACAAACAACAACTGGCTGTCTTTGACCATACCTTTTATTGCGATGGTGAGGAAAATCTGGCCCTGGACGAGGCTGGCCGCCAAGCCCGCGCCGCCTCCGCCGCGCGGGATCAGGTGCGGCAAGCGCGGAATCAGTCCATTGACGAGCATAACCGGCGGGTGATGCAAATGCTGGCCATGATTACCGAGTCAACGGGACTCGATTCGCCGCAAGATTGGTGGCGCTGGTGGAACGACGTGAATGAGGTTTACACGACTGGAGAGAAGTCGCTGTACACAAGTTACAAGGCGACCAAGAGCGCGGTGGTGATTGCGCCTCCGGAGATTACTGAATATGTGACAGAATTGGAAAAAGATCTAAAAGCAAAGAAGGAACATCAACGTAAGCAAGCCGAGGCTGAAAAATTGAAACTTGAACAAGAGCAATGGAAGCGCGATATGGAGAAAATTCGTGAAAAACGAATAAAAGAGAGCGGTTTTGTCGACGTTTCAGGGAATACTTCCGTTGATAGTTTTGGCTATCCTGTACTTAGCAGAACTGCTGGAAGCAATTTTTACTATTACGGTAGGTCATTTTACTCAGATGGTGTAAATTACTACGTTGACGGCCAACTTTCTACGCCTGCAATGTTAGCAGTATTTGGTGTAAGCACTTCTTGTTCCTGCCTTCCCGCTGGCACGCCCATTACCACTTCCACGGGGCTAGTGGCCATCGACCGGATCAAAGCCGGGGACTTGGTCTTAGCCCAAGATACAGCGACCGGCGCACTGGGCTGGCGACCGGTGCTGAAAACGACCACGCGCGATCCGCAGCCGCTGTTTCACATCCTGTGCGGTGCGGAGACCATCCGCGCGACCGGCGGGCATCCGTTTTGGGTGGTTGGTACCGGCTGGGTCAAGGCCCGCGAGCTGCAACCCGGGATGGTCCTGCATGGCCTCAAGGTGACCGAGCCGATCCGCAGCGTGGAACTGGTCGAAAAGCCAGTCAAGACGTTCAATCTAGTCGTGGAGGACGACCATAATTACTTTGTCGGCCAGCAGCAGGTGCTAAGCCACGACATTACGATCCGCGAGGGGGTCTCCGCCGTGGTCCCGGGCGTGGGAAAGTAG